The Bacteroidota bacterium DNA window ATATGCATCCCGATGAGGAGTCACACCTGGATGCGGTTATGATTTCTCCGCATAAATTTCTGGGAGGTCCCGGAACTTCGGGAATATTGGTTTTCAATAAAAATTTATACAAAAATGCTGTGCCTGATGTACCCGGAGGTGGAACTGTAAGTTGGACTAATCCCTGGGGAGAGCACAAGTATCACGATAATATCGAGGATAGAGAAGATGGCGGAACTCCGGGTTTTTTACAAACAATAAGAACTGCTCTGTCGGTTAAGCTAAAAGAGCAGATGGGAGTTGATAATATTTTAAAACGTGAACACGAGATTTTGGATATTATCTATAAAGAATTTGAAACTATTCCGGGAATGGTATTGTTGGCTGGTCAGCACAAAGACAGACTAGGGGTATTATCGTTCTACATCGAAGATATGCATTATAATTTTGGTGTGAAGGTTTTAAATGACAAGTTTGGTATTCAGGTTCGCGGAGGATGTTCGTGCGCAGGTACTTATGGACATTACCTCCTTAATGTTACAAAGGAAAAATCAAATTCAATTACCTGTGAAATTGATAGTGGAGACCTAACACATAAGCCGGGTTGGATTAGAATGTCGATTCATCCAACAATGACTAATGACGAAGTGAAATATATCTGTGACTCTATCAGAGATGTTGCGGAAAATCATTCTGAGTTAATCAAAGATTATGAGTTCGATCCCCATACTAATGAATTTGATTTCAAAGGTTACAAAAGATATGAGAATGAAATGGTAGATGAATGGTTTGAGCCGGCAAAAAAGGTGAGAGACATTGTATTATAAGATCATATATAAAATAACAATAGCGTAGAACAAAAAAACTCCCAAGTAAAATTGGGAGTTTTTTGTTTATTATTGGAAGTAATTTAATTAAAAACTATTTCCTTTTTCAAACCATAAAAATCTAAGGTAGCTTTATTATCACATTCACTATTTTCGAATGAGTAATCAAGTGCGAATTTAATTCCCTTGATGGTAAAGTTGCTAATACCTGAATTCGGGTATTTACATGATGTGGCCTTACTTAAAGGAGTATCAGCCGAAATTGACATTGTGTACTCTAGTTCTTCGGTAGTTTTTCCACCTATAACCCCGTAAAGCTCCCATACATCATCAGTAATATCCATTTTAGTATCAGAACCTTCGGCCCAATTCATATATGTGTCAGAATTTCTTTCTGCAATTTTTCCTTCCGGTGATGTAACTTTACCATTGATTATTGTTAGATGGTATAAATTACCTCCTTCATAAGTAAATGCTGTTTCACCTTCAATTTTATAGTCATTGAAATA harbors:
- a CDS encoding aminotransferase class V-fold PLP-dependent enzyme, giving the protein MNDNNTKLEHYFGEFREKIIGIDQKFKSPFGEKEIIYADWTASGRLYSDIEDKIKDTFGPFVGNTHTETSITGTSMTIAYHKARDIIKKHINADENDILISTGNGMTGVINKFQRILGLKVAENLSKYTDIPEDLRPVVFITHMEHHSNQTSWLETIARVEVIKATDDGLVDLEDLKVLVEKHKDKPLKIASVSACSNVTGIQPPVHEIARIMHQNGGLCFADYACSAPYVSIDMHPDEESHLDAVMISPHKFLGGPGTSGILVFNKNLYKNAVPDVPGGGTVSWTNPWGEHKYHDNIEDREDGGTPGFLQTIRTALSVKLKEQMGVDNILKREHEILDIIYKEFETIPGMVLLAGQHKDRLGVLSFYIEDMHYNFGVKVLNDKFGIQVRGGCSCAGTYGHYLLNVTKEKSNSITCEIDSGDLTHKPGWIRMSIHPTMTNDEVKYICDSIRDVAENHSELIKDYEFDPHTNEFDFKGYKRYENEMVDEWFEPAKKVRDIVL